The segment TTGTTTCTTGCCACCCATATGaactgtcacaactaggaattctataccatataacaacaacaatgataacatttgtgaacaaaaaatgtgaaagcatgtatgatgcttattcaataacaacaaattttcCATCAAACGCTCTATACAAGCACtttaaatagtcaacaaagaattggaaaccctagaaatcccggtttaagtccattatggactaggacttccttattggacctaatgggccaataagcttcaaatttgattttttgggcttagaactcttaaatgggctctaattggatcaacttccatttattttaataatttgggccatattgggcctagaatgaaataaaatacctgaatggaccttattgggccataacgaacctaattagccctaatgagccataaaaatcattccttgatttattttgggccgtgaaccctctccaaagaccaattgggccaaaaatcatctaatTGGATCATAATATGGGCTTAATCACAAAAGGCCCAATCTCTTTtctttcttctccctctctcagcccaaaccacaaaacttggggaggaagagttgactttcctACATGCCACCTCACAATTGTACATGGGGTATCCATGCACTCTTCTCATACTTCCAAGCAACCCATCACTTCactctctctttttcttcttcggcCGAGAACACAAAGGGaaggacacacacacacacacaattcacttaaaactctctcaaagaacaCTCTTGCTTCTTCAACAAAAACTTCGAGATTTAAGAGCTTTCAAGAAGGATTTTCCATAAGagtcatcatcttaggtaagttgatGTTTGGATCCATAGTCTAgactctttgttttatcaaaacccTCTCCTTAACTCATACAAAATTattgatcttgcatcttagaacacATCTAAGCCAAAGATCCTCCAATAAGCTTGCTAGGCCGAGAATAACATCATACTTCttccattcttcttcaaaaccgaacccacaaactcaatgtgagttcataccccctctattttcggttttcatgtgttttatgggggagaatacaagtaaaatgtgtagatctatgtgtatgtgtatgttatgtgtgatttcatgtgtttatgtggtaaatgtgTAACAAAAAGAATAGAAATTTGAGATCTATGGATCTAGgaggaagataaacatgatctaaTAAGCATTACActaaaacaagtcaagaaaaattaccttttaagatttaaaaatatacatattacaacataaaacccatttttgggctaaaattggcaaacaaacaaaagttgggttgaaAAATTGCCATTCACGGTTTTATTAAGGGCTAAAAGAGTCAAATCagtaaacataaatgtttttatggatgTCATACTATTTTAAGGGCTAGAAGTGTAAATTGTAGTttaatgggccaaattttgggcttttcggcccattaagccctaatttgcgaaaattccAATTTTTACGGGGGTGAAATGATAAAATTCTCAAACAAGGGGTAAAAAGGGTTAATGAAACTAATTCAGGGGTCaaaatgatgtattttccaaacaaggataaaaaatgtaaactttttggattttggaccaaatttgtaaaagttacaaaaagtttgGGCTTAAACCGAAAAACAattttctggaagggctgaaactgatAAAAGTAAATTTTGAGCTAAAATCATCACTTAAACaaagtctatgggtcaaaaatgaCAAGAAAATGGTTTTAGGGCCAACAatgtctttttatatatataagggactaaaattgtcatttgtattaaagaagggctgaaaaggtcaaaccaatattttgagtCATTTATTCTATTATTAAGATATTTGAGTCAAAATTCCAAACCACAACTTATGAAAAATGACAAGATGATTATACATAAatttccaaatatcgttataaacgactGTCCGGTCTCGTATTGACACAAATTTAACAATTGTTCAATTAAACATTTCCGACATctatactatacctaaaacaagtaaacattaaaTCCTTTGGACTTGAAAGTTCcaaacatgcttattgggcctttgtgacccattaacatgatttttgggaccAAGGGATAattataaatgttattgggccttctatgacccaatttcatatttaagggaccctcattggcttttaagtgctattgggccttagtagcCCATtaacattgctagtaaggtcaaagtaaatcaaatgcgaaatgggTCAGCGTGTCCTTCGTATAATCAATAGCCATAAATAATACGCGAGAATAGTAGGAtcttgtaatcctcttctcctcgtttattaGGCCTATTGTCAATCCAAGGAAACAAATACGGGttgataatcaatagtaatcaaagtcaattgggatttagtgagtaataacgggtgacaccaacgtgtgtcggtcgtagtctgtagttataatcaaagtctcctagagggagagtgagagtttatgtatagatctatacgagggtgactcccccacacctcagctgttcgctacagttagactcggccagtctacggtgacaaaatcttaagatcaattctggcGTTCACCAGAGTGTCAAGACAAACgaattagtcattatcatgcatggttataacaactcacataaataaatccaataataatcaagtaatcaagaTAAATCAAAATCATTCAAGGGTGGGATAACAATATGCACAATTGTAcgatattttgtttattttcggaaaacatcgggttttccggagAAGTTCAACAATTTTTCATTGGTACTTTTAATACGAAGTTTTTCAactatacacgttttgaaatcatcatgcatatatttacggattttcacacttttatacaaacaatggtcttttcagaaaatatcggattttctaggttgTTTTCTTACAAAtttcacaaaacattttcatatcaaacctacttatgaactcaccaacatttcatatgttgaccattttcaaaataacttgtattctcaggtaacaggtaagttgaggagtagtaccaagttatgttagagtgttgtgcttttgaaaactatcaaacaatttatgttatggatttgaaatgttaaaacaatgtatttgatgtgaacaatgtcagttgtaatatattgatgcatggtgatacttatgttatgattcatgtatattcattgtgatgatattcaaatttagtcacgtgagccctcagacgtttccgccgtctggttcgggggtgtgacatgaacCATAATAGTCCATAGAAAGGTTCCCCGGTTCGCCACAAAATTAAGGAGATCTGTCACACCATTGAATTGATTAGTAGGCATTTCACACCATTTTAGAATCCATTGTTGGGCCTCCATCGCAAATCAACAACTGATTAGAATATGATCACATGTTTCTTTTAAATTAGTTGAGTGGTAAATCTTATACAATATATCTTGACATCCTCGGTTCGAGTCATACCCAATATAACTCTAGGGTTGTAATTGGAAATAAAATTGggcattttcaaaaaaaaaaattaaaaataaatcaaaatgtcaGCTGTTTCTTTGGGTTAATATTAACTTTATGATGTGGGGGGTTATTGTCGTCAGCATCCTATGTGGCTTGGATTGGTCAACGACAAACATAGGCCTATGGTCCTCTTTTTCATTGAGAGtttagaaatgttaaataaaAATAGCTAAGTATCACTTAGGTTACTCAGTATGGTCAACAGTTGTTCAAAGGGAACAGATTAAAAATTACCTAATTTcacaaaaattaaacaaaattgaAAGTAGAGTTTTTAAACACTTAAACCACTTCAATTAACATTGAAAAACTTAGCACAACTCGAAAACCTAGACTCCACAAAACTTTAGGATTTTACAAGATAAAATTCAAACGTACATGTCCACATGTTAAACAAGGTAACATCTCTCGCTTTTAACTTTGTCATGCACCATTCACCATCTCACGCATGGGAGGTGCCACCCAAATAAGACTGTCGATATACTCCACAAATTTTTCCATGCTGTCATTTCCATGACAAAATTTGTCTAAGATTTTAGCTTTCCTTGCAGTTGGGTCATACAAAACAATACGGAAATCATCATCTACAATAAGAACCTCATTGTGTGATGTGAATCCATAACCTACACCACTCGGTAAATGCAAATGCGACATAACATAATGTTTCGCCCATGATTCAGTCACCCCATACTCATCCATCACCCACACCTCACATACATCATCCTCCTCATACCATGACATCACACAAAGCTTTCCCCCCAAACCTCCTAAAGCATTCGAGCGTTTGCTATCAAGTACAGAATCTGGAAAACGTATCTCACGGAATGTCTCTGAACCCAAATCAAATGCCACTATCGTTTCTAGCTCCTCCTCCTGATCAAGAATAAAGGCATGCCAATGAAGATATCCACCATGCCCATCTACACAAACGACGTCGCAATTGATTAGCATTATGACGTGCGATGGTAACCTTTGAGAAACAAACTCCCATGAACCTCTTTTCATGCTATAAACCTCAACTTGCAGCCACTCTTCAACAATATGTGGTAAAGTACCGGTAAGGCCTATAATCTTAACAACTTTGTAATCCTCTGTTTTTGGATCAAACCCAAACCGGAAATAAATTTCATAACTATGATCACTGGAGGGTATATAATGTGGTGGGAGAGTTGACACGGTGGAAATAGAATGATTCCAAATTTGAATGACATCATAACCGTAACGAGAGCATATTAAGCCGTGAACAGAACCGATGACTCTGATGCTGCTGGTAGTATGTCCAGATTTGGGATTAACCGCAGGGAGTTTGATGAAATTAGTGGGTTCGGGATATGGAGATCGACATGGGTGTACAGTGAATGGTTCAGGGTCAGAAGAAGATGTCTCGTTGTAGAAGACCAAGAGAAGTCGATCCTTGTTATTGATGGAATGATGGAGGTGGGATTTTATAAAGGATGGATGAGATAAGAAGGCATTCCAAGATTTCGAGACAGATCTCATTTGAGCAACCTGTTTTGCCAATAATCGGATGAATATGTTTACCAAAGCATCATCCGGGAGATTTTCCATAGTCGTTGGGTGTTGAATTTTAGACCTGTAGGATCAGTATAACAGATATCAGTAAAGTCACCACCAAGAGCATTAATATTTAAAAACAACAGTGTGTTTAGGAGTGTACTAAAAGAAAGACCAACCAAGTAAAGGTTTTCTGTTTGCACATTTGTTGAAGCTCTGATACCCCAGTGGAAGCAGAGATGCTAATAGAATTCGCACCTTCATATGATCCTCCAGTTGAATTCTTCGGTTCATGAAATCAAAAGTGTATCAAGGTTTTAAACATTATGGTTGGATAAAGCTTCAATACAGAGACCTAAGAATATACGTATTCCTAATGAAGTTGTAAGAAAAAAGTCCCCTCCATCTACTTTTGATAGTTAATTGTAATGACTCTTGAGTTAGACTTAAAActactaataaattaagtaaaaAAGTAAACATCAAGAGAGCAACTTACATTTCGCCCAGCCTCCTGAGAAACACTCTGGGGTTCTTCATTCATCTCTGGGGTCATAAGAGAGGCAAGTACACCATCAGCAGAAATATTCAATTGAAGTAATACAAAAGCTATTTATTAGTATGAATATATCGAAGCTCATATTTACAACAAGAACCATTGCCGCTTATCACTTATTAATTACCAAAAACTAAATTCTTGCATGAACTATGACGTGGTAAAATAAATGCTTTTCTAAAGTCAAAGAAGGAAACCTAACCAATTGAAAAAAGATGCAGCAATCATCCAATGAAACAAACTAAATACTTACCAAGCAACAACAATCATAATACCTTACGATAGCCATAACAATTAGCATCAACACTACAGCCAAATAGACCCCAAATATTAATAATTGTTTTAATCGAAAGAAACAGTGTCGAACCTGGACGAAAAGGCCTCTTACGGGGTTTTTCTTCGGCTCCACCGCTTTCGTAGCGAGCCCTTCCATCGTTCACCGTCGCCATAAACTTAAGCTGGAGAATTGAGGAGATGAATACTGAAAACTAGGGGGGTTTTCAGGGTCCTAATAGTCATAAGAAAAAAAGCCTAAACCGATACAAAAACCGACGTGTGGTTTTTATGTTCACAAAACCGACCATCGGTATGATGCGGTTTACCTAGAAACCATTatgttaaaattttaaataattatatatgtcaaacttcaaaaattaaaatttcacGCCAAAATATCTTTAACCTTAtaaacatttttttcttttttttacaaaaataccattttttttttaatttttttggtaaAGTAGTCACATTCTTTGGCACCTATTGTTCCAGGGAGGTCTCCAGAATTCGATTTCGAACCATTGTTTCGGAatacatttgatttttttttttttgcgtgtAAGTTTTGTTTTCATAAAATGTAATACATTGTTTCGGAATATATTTGTAATACATGGTTCCAGAgtataatgtataagttttgctttcataaaatttataatttttggttttataaaatataaaatgtaaTTAAACGAACTAACAACTAATAAATACATAAACTAAATAAAGTATGTGTGTGAGTTATATTACAAATACGATGTTTAAATTATCTTTGTCTTTATACTCAAAAATATTTCCGCTAGTCGTTTTCTATAACCATAGCCTATGGACCAATGGTTTTACCCTCTATATAAATCGATTTCCTGTTGATCGACGCCTTCAGGAACTAACACAAAAATACCTCACAATCCCCTCTGCTGCCAATCTGTTGTGGTATGTATGGGGTTTTTTCGATGGGTTATCTTGAAACTCTCGAGTGAGATTGAATCAGTTGGTTCGGTACCCAAGTAGTTGACTCTCACTAGCAGTTTGTCGATGCAAGTTCTCATACCTATAAACCAATCCTTGTTTTTCGAATAGTAGTCGCCCTTCAAATAACTATGGTATATAGTCGTTTGGAATGTCTTCAAATCTAAAACATCCGAAAAACAATGAGCATGTGGTATATTGATTGAAATGTATAGCtacaaaaaaatgttaaaaataattaattagtataTAAATACTCAGGCAATGTAATCCAAACAAAATTATATCGTATCACACTCTGCCCAAACTGGGTAAACGGATCCGTTAGCCATGACACTTCAGTCAAATGTAGCAGTGTTGAAAATTAACGGTACAACGTCCACCAAACATCAACCGTTCTACGCTATACCAGCAATGAGATCCATATCATTATGTCTACAAAGTTCATAAAAAAATTACACATGTTTAAAAAGATCcaaccaaaaaagaaaatattatttaCAGAAatggtaaaaaaataaaaaatcaaagtgTGTTTTTAATCAAGTTATAAAAAATTTGTGGAAATTATAAAAAGAAATTATATTAAATCCGTAAAACAAAGTTTAGAACAAttgaagttttaaaaaaaaacaaagttaaaaaaaaatttatatcaaaattctaaaaaaaaaagataatttgaaaaaaataaaagactaaaaaatttaaaaaaataaatcaaatgtTGTGCCACACATAACACACAAATTTTTTGTAGTGTGAAAACCTTGAAACCTAGACAAAGAGCCCACCTGAGTGTGACAAATTTGTTAAATTTGTCCTTCTTCATTCATTTTTCTATTGTTAAGTTTAAATGAATAATATCTTTAAATATTTGATCTAAACCTTTTATTA is part of the Lactuca sativa cultivar Salinas chromosome 7, Lsat_Salinas_v11, whole genome shotgun sequence genome and harbors:
- the LOC111913996 gene encoding F-box/kelch-repeat protein At3g06240 codes for the protein MATVNDGRARYESGGAEEKPRKRPFRPEMNEEPQSVSQEAGRNNSTGGSYEGANSISISASTGVSELQQMCKQKTFTWSKIQHPTTMENLPDDALVNIFIRLLAKQVAQMRSVSKSWNAFLSHPSFIKSHLHHSINNKDRLLLVFYNETSSSDPEPFTVHPCRSPYPEPTNFIKLPAVNPKSGHTTSSIRVIGSVHGLICSRYGYDVIQIWNHSISTVSTLPPHYIPSSDHSYEIYFRFGFDPKTEDYKVVKIIGLTGTLPHIVEEWLQVEVYSMKRGSWEFVSQRLPSHVIMLINCDVVCVDGHGGYLHWHAFILDQEEELETIVAFDLGSETFREIRFPDSVLDSKRSNALGGLGGKLCVMSWYEEDDVCEVWVMDEYGVTESWAKHYVMSHLHLPSGVGYGFTSHNEVLIVDDDFRIVLYDPTARKAKILDKFCHGNDSMEKFVEYIDSLIWVAPPMREMVNGA